In Alloyangia pacifica, the following proteins share a genomic window:
- a CDS encoding outer membrane protein assembly factor BamE, whose protein sequence is MAASAALGLSACSAQYQTHGYVPREDDLQQIVPGIDTRATVEDVIGVPAASGVRDAGGYYYIESQVRSFAWQEPEVIDREVLAITFDGQGVVNNISRYGLEDGNVVPITRRITRTNDGEMGFIRKLFGNIGGLTLGDLDQQ, encoded by the coding sequence TTGGCTGCAAGCGCCGCACTGGGACTGTCCGCCTGCTCGGCTCAGTACCAGACGCATGGCTACGTGCCACGCGAAGACGACCTTCAGCAGATCGTGCCCGGGATCGATACGCGCGCGACGGTGGAGGACGTGATCGGCGTGCCCGCCGCCTCGGGCGTGCGCGACGCGGGCGGCTATTACTACATTGAATCGCAAGTGCGAAGCTTCGCCTGGCAGGAGCCCGAGGTCATCGATCGCGAGGTGCTGGCGATCACCTTCGACGGGCAGGGCGTGGTCAACAATATCTCGCGCTACGGCCTCGAGGACGGCAACGTCGTGCCGATCACCCGCCGGATCACCCGCACCAACGATGGCGAGATGGGCTTCATCCGCAAGCTCTTCGGCAATATCGGCGGCCTGACCCTCGGCGATCTCGACCAGCAATGA
- a CDS encoding YceD family protein has translation MDRGGNPARLRVSTLRRDVATDFDIRPEAEERSALAKDLGLLSLRKARLMGKLTPEAGGAYRLTADLGATVVQPCVVTLDPVTTRIDEEISLLFRPAQQIADPDPGSEVEVPEDEEEPLPDVIDLRRILSEALSLALPPYPRSQAALEMAEAAPDAPEEDPSESRPNPFAGLAGLRDQLSKDEKDED, from the coding sequence ATGGACAGAGGCGGAAACCCCGCGCGGCTGCGCGTCTCGACACTGCGCCGCGACGTGGCCACAGACTTCGACATCAGGCCCGAGGCCGAGGAACGTTCGGCCTTGGCCAAGGACCTCGGCCTGCTAAGTCTGCGCAAGGCCCGCCTCATGGGCAAGCTGACCCCCGAGGCCGGCGGCGCCTACCGGCTGACCGCCGATCTCGGCGCAACGGTGGTGCAGCCCTGCGTCGTCACCCTCGATCCGGTGACCACCCGGATCGACGAGGAGATCTCCTTGCTGTTCCGGCCGGCGCAGCAAATCGCCGACCCCGATCCCGGCTCCGAGGTCGAGGTGCCCGAAGACGAGGAAGAGCCCCTGCCCGACGTGATCGACCTGCGCCGGATTCTCTCCGAAGCCCTGTCCTTGGCGCTGCCGCCCTACCCGCGCAGCCAGGCGGCGCTCGAGATGGCCGAAGCGGCGCCGGACGCGCCCGAGGAGGACCCTTCCGAATCTCGCCCGAACCCATTTGCCGGGCTCGCGGGGCTGCGCGATCAGCTCTCGAAGGACGAAAAAGACGAAGACTGA
- the rpmF gene encoding 50S ribosomal protein L32, whose translation MAVQQNKVSKSRRNNRRAHDALVAANPNECSNCGELKRPHHVCPSCGHYADREVVAMADEIDLDEDAA comes from the coding sequence ATGGCCGTCCAACAGAACAAAGTATCGAAATCGCGCCGCAACAACCGTCGCGCCCATGACGCGCTGGTCGCGGCCAACCCCAACGAGTGCAGCAACTGCGGCGAACTCAAGCGCCCGCACCACGTCTGCCCGTCCTGCGGCCACTACGCCGACCGTGAGGTCGTCGCCATGGCTGACGAGATCGACCTGGACGAAGACGCAGCATAA
- a CDS encoding MerR family transcriptional regulator, with protein sequence MSKSRDAFRTISEVAELLDTPAHVLRFWETKFTQVKPVKRAGGRRYYRPNDVALLAGIRQLLHDDGLTIKGVQKVLREQGVKHVAGIAPPAELLDDVSEAEPPSVEPVPAFEPQESATVLPFAQAAPAESADLAEASEDAPEPASVEPPEEMPSYAAATPLFPQTDDPEPHAADEGAPWAEGPEAAPAAEPAPGTAELPGFITESLEARAAETPPPALPDVPDLSALPRPAPGALSQLSGLTRIDAAKAAELAPHVAALQALVAARRGARMT encoded by the coding sequence ATGAGCAAGTCGCGCGACGCATTCCGCACCATCTCCGAGGTGGCGGAGCTTCTGGACACGCCGGCGCACGTCCTACGCTTCTGGGAAACCAAATTCACCCAGGTGAAACCGGTCAAGCGCGCCGGGGGGCGACGCTACTACCGGCCCAATGACGTCGCCCTTCTTGCCGGGATCCGCCAGCTGCTGCACGACGATGGGCTGACCATCAAGGGCGTGCAGAAGGTGCTGCGCGAACAGGGGGTGAAACATGTCGCCGGCATTGCCCCGCCGGCCGAGCTGCTCGACGACGTCTCCGAGGCTGAGCCCCCCTCGGTCGAGCCCGTGCCCGCCTTCGAGCCGCAGGAAAGCGCCACGGTGCTGCCCTTCGCCCAGGCTGCGCCCGCAGAGTCAGCCGACCTCGCAGAGGCCTCAGAAGACGCTCCGGAGCCTGCGTCTGTCGAGCCTCCGGAGGAGATGCCGAGCTACGCCGCAGCCACACCGCTCTTCCCCCAGACCGACGACCCCGAGCCCCATGCCGCCGACGAAGGCGCGCCTTGGGCCGAGGGCCCCGAGGCCGCTCCGGCCGCAGAGCCCGCGCCCGGGACCGCGGAGCTGCCTGGGTTCATCACCGAATCCCTCGAGGCGCGCGCCGCGGAAACCCCGCCCCCTGCGCTCCCCGATGTGCCCGATCTGTCGGCCCTTCCACGGCCTGCGCCGGGCGCGCTCTCGCAGCTCTCCGGGCTGACCCGGATCGACGCCGCCAAGGCTGCCGAACTGGCGCCGCATGTCGCCGCGCTGCAGGCCCTGGTGGCCGCGCGCCGGGGCGCCAGGATGACCTAG
- a CDS encoding ASKHA domain-containing protein, protein MTEPHAPLVVFMPSGKRGRVPVGTPVLEAARRLGVDLDSVCGGRGICSRCQIAPAFGQFAKHGITSTETALSDWNATEARYAEKRGLAPGRRLGCQARILSDVVIDVPPESQLHRQVIRKDAEARPVEMDPALRLCLVEVAPPDMHAPSGDLERLTEALRAQWDIEGATIEPALLASLQTTLREGNWTVTAALHRSSAETAPRITALWPGLLEGDLLGLAIDLGSTTIAAHLVSLRSGDVLASAGTMNPQIRFGEDLMSRVSYAMMNPGGAAEMTAAVRAGLNSLVQDIAAKADIETGRILDLTLVGNPVMHHLLLGLDPVELGQAPFALATSSAQNLPARDLGLTALPPGAQAYLLPLIAGHVGADAAAVALSAAPDRSEDLVLTVDVGTNAEILLGNRQRVLACSSPTGPAFEGAQISSGQRAAPGAIEAIRIDPDTKEPLFRVIGCDLWSDAPGFAEATARSGVTGLCGSGIIEAVAEMRMAGLVDAGGLIGSAQQTGTPRMLPEGRTHAYLIHEGSAAGGPVITVTQADIRAIQLAKAALYAGARLLMDEMGVDKVDRVVLAGAFGAHISPRHALVLGMIPDVPLARVTSAGNAAGTGARIALCSLAARRRIEVLVRQITKVETAIEPRFQEHFVAASAIPHASAPFAETRRATPLPEPSFNTEGPRRRRR, encoded by the coding sequence ATGACCGAGCCCCACGCCCCCCTCGTCGTCTTCATGCCCTCCGGCAAGCGCGGCCGCGTGCCCGTCGGAACGCCGGTGCTCGAGGCGGCTCGGCGGCTCGGCGTTGATCTCGACTCGGTCTGCGGCGGGCGTGGGATCTGCTCGCGCTGCCAGATCGCCCCCGCTTTCGGTCAGTTCGCCAAGCATGGCATCACCTCCACCGAGACCGCGCTCTCCGACTGGAACGCAACCGAGGCCCGCTACGCCGAGAAACGCGGCCTTGCCCCCGGACGGCGGCTCGGCTGCCAGGCGCGGATCCTTTCGGACGTGGTGATCGACGTGCCCCCCGAGAGCCAGCTACACCGGCAGGTCATTCGCAAGGACGCCGAGGCCCGCCCGGTCGAAATGGACCCGGCGCTGCGCCTCTGTCTCGTCGAGGTCGCGCCACCGGACATGCATGCGCCGTCGGGCGATCTCGAACGGCTCACCGAGGCGCTGCGCGCGCAATGGGACATAGAGGGTGCCACGATAGAGCCTGCGCTGCTCGCCAGCCTGCAGACCACCCTGCGCGAGGGCAACTGGACCGTCACCGCCGCGCTGCACCGGAGCTCCGCCGAGACCGCGCCGCGCATCACCGCGCTCTGGCCGGGGCTGCTGGAGGGCGATCTGCTCGGGCTGGCCATCGACCTTGGCTCGACCACCATCGCCGCACATCTCGTCTCGCTGCGCAGCGGCGATGTCCTCGCCTCTGCCGGAACAATGAACCCGCAGATCCGCTTTGGCGAGGATCTCATGTCACGCGTCTCCTACGCGATGATGAACCCCGGCGGCGCGGCCGAAATGACCGCCGCCGTGCGCGCCGGGCTGAACTCCCTGGTGCAGGACATCGCCGCCAAAGCAGACATCGAGACGGGCCGGATCCTTGATCTGACCCTCGTCGGGAACCCGGTAATGCACCACCTGCTGCTCGGCCTCGACCCGGTGGAGCTGGGACAGGCCCCTTTTGCGCTGGCCACTTCCTCGGCGCAGAACCTGCCGGCGCGCGACCTCGGTCTCACCGCTCTGCCGCCCGGCGCGCAAGCCTACCTGCTGCCGCTCATCGCCGGCCACGTGGGCGCCGATGCCGCCGCCGTCGCGCTCTCGGCGGCGCCCGACCGGTCCGAAGATCTGGTGCTCACCGTCGACGTCGGCACCAACGCCGAGATCCTTCTCGGCAACAGGCAGCGGGTGCTCGCCTGCTCCTCGCCCACCGGACCCGCGTTCGAAGGCGCGCAGATCAGCTCCGGCCAGCGCGCCGCCCCGGGCGCCATCGAGGCGATCCGCATCGACCCCGACACCAAGGAGCCGCTCTTCCGGGTCATCGGCTGCGACCTGTGGTCCGACGCGCCGGGCTTTGCCGAGGCCACCGCGCGCAGCGGCGTCACCGGGCTTTGCGGCTCGGGCATCATCGAGGCGGTGGCGGAAATGCGCATGGCCGGGCTGGTGGACGCGGGGGGGCTCATCGGCTCGGCGCAGCAGACCGGCACCCCGCGCATGCTCCCCGAAGGCCGCACGCATGCCTATCTCATCCACGAAGGCAGCGCCGCGGGAGGCCCCGTGATCACCGTCACCCAGGCCGACATCCGCGCCATCCAGCTGGCGAAAGCCGCGCTTTACGCGGGTGCGCGGCTGCTGATGGACGAAATGGGCGTGGACAAGGTCGACAGGGTCGTGCTGGCCGGGGCCTTCGGTGCGCATATCTCGCCGCGGCACGCGCTGGTGCTGGGGATGATCCCCGACGTGCCGCTGGCGCGCGTCACCTCGGCAGGCAATGCCGCCGGCACGGGCGCGCGCATCGCGCTCTGCAGCCTCGCGGCCCGGCGCCGTATCGAAGTGCTTGTGCGGCAGATCACCAAGGTCGAAACCGCCATCGAACCGCGCTTCCAGGAGCATTTCGTTGCCGCGAGCGCGATCCCCCATGCCAGCGCTCCCTTCGCCGAGACTCGCCGCGCCACGCCCCTGCCCGAGCCATCGTTCAACACCGAGGGCCCCCGCCGCAGGCGGCGCTAG
- a CDS encoding acetoin utilization protein AcuC, translated as MATFIGSEIYRGSRYGRLHPLSIERVPAVIDLCRALGWLPEAQWRVSPRAKPAALTGFHAPRYVAALQAAEAAGTVSEEVRQRHGLGTLSNPVFPEMYRRPATAVGGGLLAAEIVGAQGGTVFNPGGGTHHALADRASGFCFLNEPVLTIRHLLSLGMRRVAYVDIDAHHGDGVEIAFDGSEQVRVISVHEARRWPFTGALADRAGGAAFNMPVPREFNDTEFALVLEEMILPAVAAFQPDAIFLQCGADAVLEDPLARLALSNRSHARAAAALRGLAPALIVSGGGGYNPWSAPRCWSLVWATLSGRAVPERLPEAAQAVLRRQVWARKGRPSEALLTTLRDAPREGPVRGDVREGVRLLRERLRAEH; from the coding sequence GTGGCGACCTTCATCGGCTCGGAAATCTATCGCGGCTCGCGCTACGGGCGGCTGCACCCGCTGTCGATCGAACGGGTGCCGGCGGTGATCGACCTCTGTCGGGCGCTCGGCTGGCTCCCCGAGGCGCAGTGGCGGGTCTCGCCGCGGGCCAAGCCCGCGGCCCTCACCGGCTTCCATGCACCGCGCTACGTGGCGGCGCTGCAGGCGGCTGAGGCCGCGGGGACGGTGAGCGAGGAGGTGCGCCAGCGCCACGGGCTCGGCACCCTGTCGAACCCGGTCTTTCCCGAGATGTACCGGCGTCCCGCCACGGCGGTGGGCGGCGGTCTGCTGGCCGCCGAGATCGTCGGAGCGCAGGGCGGCACGGTGTTCAATCCCGGCGGCGGGACGCATCACGCGCTGGCTGATCGGGCCAGCGGTTTTTGCTTTCTCAACGAGCCGGTGCTGACCATTCGCCACCTGCTGAGCCTCGGGATGCGCCGGGTGGCCTATGTCGACATCGACGCCCATCACGGCGACGGGGTGGAGATCGCCTTCGACGGCTCGGAGCAGGTGCGGGTGATTTCGGTGCACGAGGCGCGGCGCTGGCCGTTCACCGGCGCGCTGGCCGACCGGGCCGGGGGGGCGGCCTTCAACATGCCGGTGCCGCGGGAGTTCAACGACACGGAATTCGCGCTGGTGCTCGAGGAGATGATTCTGCCCGCCGTGGCGGCCTTTCAGCCCGATGCGATCTTCCTGCAGTGCGGGGCGGATGCGGTGCTCGAGGATCCGCTGGCGCGGCTGGCGCTGTCGAACCGTTCGCATGCGCGGGCCGCGGCGGCGCTGCGCGGGCTGGCCCCGGCGCTGATCGTCTCGGGCGGCGGCGGCTACAACCCCTGGAGCGCGCCGCGCTGCTGGTCGCTGGTCTGGGCGACGCTCTCGGGCCGCGCGGTGCCCGAGCGGCTTCCCGAAGCGGCGCAGGCGGTGCTGCGTCGGCAAGTCTGGGCGCGCAAGGGGCGGCCCTCGGAGGCGCTGCTCACCACGCTGCGGGATGCGCCGCGCGAAGGGCCGGTGCGGGGCGACGTGCGCGAGGGCGTGCGGCTGCTGCGCGAGCGGCTGCGGGCGGAGCATTGA
- the plsX gene encoding phosphate acyltransferase PlsX, protein MTSATDNRQAHGPLVLSIDAMGGDRGPATIVAGLSAFARKHRDVHFLLHGPEAELRPLVDKQKGLSAQVEIRDASGVVAMEDKPSHVMRNGQDTSMWSTLDAVRNGEATVAVSCGNTGALMLLSMVRLRKLPGVNRPAIAVLWPSRNPQGYNVMLDVGADIRADADDLLKYAMMGASYARNGLNLERPRIGLLNVGTEEHKGRAELKAAHDLIAANAETGGFDYVGFVEGGDIPGKRCDVIVTDGFTGNIALKTGEGTASLINSLLREAFTYSPLSRLAALLALSSLKRLQARVDPRRKNGGVFLGLNGTVVKSHGAADATGVAAAVELAYDLAQSGFGDRLAARVASAAAAAADPAPEAPDGTDTKKNGTGK, encoded by the coding sequence ATGACATCCGCAACGGATAACCGTCAGGCGCACGGGCCTCTGGTCCTCTCCATCGACGCCATGGGTGGCGATCGCGGGCCGGCAACGATTGTTGCCGGTCTTTCCGCCTTTGCGCGGAAGCACCGCGATGTCCATTTCCTGCTGCACGGACCCGAGGCCGAGTTGCGCCCCCTGGTGGACAAGCAAAAAGGTTTGTCTGCCCAGGTCGAGATTCGCGATGCCTCCGGCGTCGTGGCGATGGAAGACAAGCCGAGCCACGTGATGCGCAACGGGCAGGACACCTCGATGTGGTCCACGCTCGACGCCGTTCGCAATGGCGAGGCCACGGTTGCCGTTTCCTGCGGCAACACCGGCGCGCTCATGCTGCTCTCGATGGTGCGGCTGCGCAAGCTGCCCGGGGTGAACCGCCCTGCCATCGCCGTGCTCTGGCCCTCACGCAACCCGCAGGGCTACAACGTCATGCTCGACGTCGGCGCCGACATCCGCGCCGATGCCGACGACCTGCTGAAATATGCGATGATGGGCGCATCCTACGCCCGCAACGGTCTCAACCTCGAGCGCCCGCGCATCGGCTTGCTGAACGTCGGCACCGAAGAGCACAAGGGCCGCGCGGAGCTGAAGGCCGCGCATGACCTCATCGCCGCCAATGCCGAGACCGGCGGCTTCGATTACGTCGGCTTCGTCGAGGGCGGAGACATCCCCGGCAAGCGCTGCGACGTGATCGTCACCGACGGCTTCACCGGGAATATCGCGCTGAAGACCGGCGAAGGCACTGCCTCGCTGATCAATTCACTTCTCCGCGAGGCTTTCACCTACTCGCCGCTGTCGCGCCTCGCCGCGCTGCTCGCTCTGAGTTCGCTCAAGCGGTTGCAGGCGCGCGTAGATCCGCGCCGCAAGAACGGCGGCGTCTTCCTCGGCCTCAACGGCACTGTGGTGAAATCCCACGGCGCTGCCGATGCCACCGGGGTGGCCGCGGCGGTGGAACTGGCCTATGACCTCGCGCAGTCCGGCTTCGGCGACAGGCTGGCCGCCCGCGTGGCGAGCGCCGCTGCGGCCGCCGCCGACCCCGCCCCAGAGGCGCCGGACGGCACAGATACAAAGAAAAACGGAACAGGCAAATGA
- the ihfA gene encoding integration host factor subunit alpha — protein sequence MSDKTLTRMDLSEAVFREVGLSRNESAELVESVLQHMSDALVRGEQVKISSFGTFSVRDKAARIGRNPKTGEEVPIQPRRVLTFRPSHLMKERVADGNKS from the coding sequence ATGAGTGACAAGACTTTGACGCGCATGGATCTCAGCGAAGCGGTGTTTCGCGAGGTCGGGCTGTCGCGCAATGAAAGCGCCGAACTCGTCGAGTCGGTGCTGCAGCACATGTCCGACGCGCTGGTCCGTGGCGAGCAGGTGAAGATCTCGTCCTTCGGCACCTTCTCCGTACGCGACAAGGCGGCGCGCATCGGCCGCAATCCCAAGACCGGCGAAGAGGTCCCGATCCAGCCCCGCCGCGTCCTGACCTTCCGCCCGTCGCACCTGATGAAGGAACGGGTTGCCGACGGCAACAAATCCTGA
- a CDS encoding beta-ketoacyl-ACP synthase III: MSIRAKVAGIGHYLPQRVVPNAEFEKTLDTSDEWIRSRSGIERRHFAAEGETTSMLAANAAEAALKDAGLEPSQIDALIVATSTPDLTFPSAATMVQDRIGMTGGFAFDVQAVCAGFVYALSTANAMIVSGQAKRVMVIGAETFSRIMDWTDRGTCVLFGDGAGALILEAAEGAGTSADRGILSVDLHSDGQFRDLLYVDGGVSTQSTGHLRMEGKEVFRHAVEKLAQTATTAMEKAGITSEEVDWVVPHQANIRIINGTAKKLGLPMERVVVTVQDHGNTSAASIPLALSVGKAEGKIKQGDVVVTEAIGGGLAWGAVVLRW, translated from the coding sequence ATGAGCATCAGGGCGAAGGTCGCGGGCATCGGGCATTACCTGCCTCAGCGTGTGGTCCCCAACGCGGAATTCGAGAAGACCCTCGACACCTCCGACGAATGGATCCGCTCGCGCTCTGGCATCGAACGCCGCCATTTCGCCGCCGAGGGCGAGACCACCTCGATGCTCGCCGCCAACGCCGCCGAGGCCGCGCTGAAGGATGCAGGGCTCGAACCTTCCCAGATCGACGCGCTGATCGTCGCCACCTCGACGCCCGACCTGACCTTCCCCTCTGCTGCGACCATGGTGCAGGACCGCATCGGCATGACCGGCGGCTTCGCCTTCGACGTACAGGCGGTCTGCGCCGGTTTCGTCTACGCCCTGTCGACCGCCAATGCGATGATCGTCTCTGGCCAGGCCAAGCGCGTCATGGTGATCGGCGCCGAGACCTTCTCGCGAATCATGGATTGGACCGACCGGGGGACCTGCGTGCTCTTCGGTGACGGCGCCGGGGCGCTGATCCTCGAGGCTGCCGAGGGCGCGGGCACCTCCGCCGACCGCGGCATCCTGTCGGTCGATCTGCATTCCGACGGCCAGTTCCGCGACCTGCTCTACGTTGACGGCGGGGTGTCCACCCAGTCCACCGGCCATCTGCGCATGGAGGGCAAGGAAGTCTTCCGCCACGCAGTGGAAAAGCTCGCCCAGACCGCGACCACGGCGATGGAAAAGGCCGGGATCACCTCGGAAGAGGTCGATTGGGTCGTGCCGCATCAGGCCAACATCCGCATCATCAACGGCACCGCCAAGAAGCTCGGCCTGCCGATGGAGCGCGTCGTGGTGACAGTCCAGGACCATGGCAACACCTCTGCCGCCTCGATTCCGCTGGCCCTGTCGGTCGGCAAGGCCGAGGGCAAGATCAAGCAAGGCGACGTGGTGGTCACCGAGGCCATCGGCGGCGGTTTGGCCTGGGGCGCTGTCGTCCTGCGCTGGTGA
- a CDS encoding GNAT family N-acetyltransferase yields the protein MSSRVQDDASGEDGLILSRGRFQARSAAGAEDVKAAQALRGLAFFGPGKGPDADALDGRCRHVLVEDETGQLLACFRYLWLETSAEIGRSYSAQYYDLSRLEGYGGPLIELGRFCTRPGLVDPDVLRLAWGAIAALVDRGGARLLFGCASFTGTDAARYDPAFGVLRARHAAPARWQIGVKAAEVVRFSPATSEARGALKLIPPLLRTYLGMGGWVSDHAVVDRQMNTLHVFTGVETAAIPPARTRALRAIAG from the coding sequence ATGTCCTCCCGCGTGCAGGATGATGCTTCGGGGGAGGACGGTCTGATCCTGTCCCGTGGCCGATTCCAGGCACGCTCCGCCGCGGGTGCCGAAGACGTGAAGGCGGCGCAGGCGTTGCGCGGGCTGGCGTTTTTCGGCCCCGGCAAGGGCCCCGATGCCGACGCGCTGGACGGCCGTTGCCGCCATGTTCTGGTCGAGGATGAGACCGGCCAGTTGCTCGCCTGCTTCCGCTACCTCTGGCTCGAGACCAGCGCCGAGATCGGCCGCAGCTATTCGGCGCAATACTACGATCTTTCCCGGCTCGAGGGCTACGGCGGGCCACTGATCGAACTCGGGCGCTTCTGTACCCGGCCGGGGCTGGTCGATCCCGATGTGTTGCGGCTGGCCTGGGGCGCGATCGCCGCCCTCGTCGATCGGGGCGGCGCGCGGCTGCTCTTCGGCTGCGCCAGCTTCACCGGCACCGACGCGGCGCGCTACGATCCGGCCTTCGGCGTCCTGCGTGCCCGCCACGCCGCCCCGGCGCGCTGGCAGATCGGTGTCAAGGCGGCCGAGGTGGTGCGCTTCTCCCCGGCCACCAGCGAGGCGCGTGGGGCCCTCAAGCTGATCCCGCCGCTCCTGCGCACTTACCTCGGGATGGGAGGCTGGGTGAGCGATCACGCCGTGGTGGACCGGCAGATGAACACGCTGCATGTCTTCACCGGTGTCGAAACCGCGGCGATCCCGCCGGCTCGCACCCGGGCATTGCGGGCGATCGCGGGGTAG
- a CDS encoding 2'-deoxycytidine 5'-triphosphate deaminase produces MTGVLASQQISALVESGAIRLESPLVDGQIQPASLDLRLGTEAIRVRASFLAGEGRTLASRIDEFEMHRVDLTEGAVLEKGCVYVVPLLESLDLPAGLTAVANAKSSTGRLDLLTRTITDGGTEFDRIVGGYSGPLYAEICPRSFSVLARTGMRLNQIRFRRGQSILSDAELTELHAAETLVTGGPAVIGEGLGFSVDLRPEGTDLVGWRAKPHTGVIDLDRIGHYDPAEFWDPLQASRGQLILDPDAFYILVSREAVHIPPRFAAEMAPYLAMVGEFRVHYAGFFDPGFGHSAAGGTGSRGVLEVRCHEAPFVLEHGQIVGRLVYERMDETPGQLYGAGIASNYQGQGLKLSKHFRS; encoded by the coding sequence ATGACAGGGGTGCTCGCCAGCCAGCAGATTTCGGCGCTTGTCGAGAGCGGGGCGATCCGCCTTGAGTCCCCCCTTGTCGACGGGCAGATCCAGCCTGCCAGCCTTGACCTGCGGCTCGGCACCGAGGCGATCCGGGTTCGCGCCTCCTTCCTTGCAGGCGAGGGTCGCACGCTGGCCTCGCGGATCGACGAATTCGAGATGCACCGGGTCGATCTGACCGAAGGCGCCGTGCTGGAGAAGGGCTGCGTCTACGTGGTGCCGCTGCTCGAGAGCCTCGACCTGCCCGCCGGGCTGACCGCGGTCGCCAATGCCAAGAGCTCCACCGGCCGGCTTGACCTGCTGACCCGCACCATCACCGATGGCGGCACCGAGTTCGACCGCATCGTAGGCGGCTACAGCGGACCCCTCTATGCCGAGATCTGCCCCCGCTCCTTCTCGGTGCTGGCCCGCACCGGGATGCGCCTCAACCAGATTCGTTTCCGCCGCGGCCAGTCGATCCTCAGCGATGCCGAGTTGACCGAGCTGCATGCCGCCGAGACGCTGGTGACCGGTGGCCCGGCGGTGATCGGTGAAGGGCTCGGCTTCTCGGTGGACCTGCGCCCCGAGGGAACCGATCTGGTGGGCTGGCGGGCCAAGCCGCACACCGGGGTGATCGATCTCGACCGCATCGGCCACTACGACCCGGCCGAGTTCTGGGATCCCCTGCAGGCCTCGCGCGGGCAGCTGATCCTTGATCCCGATGCCTTCTATATCCTCGTCAGCCGCGAGGCGGTGCACATTCCGCCGCGCTTCGCTGCCGAAATGGCGCCCTATCTTGCCATGGTGGGCGAGTTCCGCGTGCATTACGCGGGCTTCTTCGACCCGGGCTTCGGCCATTCCGCCGCCGGGGGCACAGGCTCGCGCGGGGTGCTCGAAGTCCGCTGCCACGAGGCGCCCTTCGTGTTGGAGCACGGGCAGATCGTCGGGCGGCTGGTCTACGAGCGCATGGATGAGACGCCTGGGCAACTCTATGGCGCCGGCATTGCGTCGAACTATCAGGGCCAAGGGCTCAAGCTCTCCAAGCATTTCCGAAGCTGA
- a CDS encoding GGDEF domain-containing protein: protein MLAGALLIVAAEGHLYGISRLYAPSGDSALSVPTLLAGTGALAATLMQRPLRRSDPRETLIWMLVIALCLLTGLGYRNGIDFGAGRMGGNTAVSFVLLAGGQLCFRRLPVSSVGLSFMAPGLPFVAAIGYLNNAPMLFGEMSLSTSVMLLALGVANAARHARRPILRPLVSSSRAGRAVRTILLSWLILVAAQAVAARFVPQHWGATWGVAVMVVDALALLAVILFLGMRYDGSATRLRLTEWRLYNAALRDPSTGMRSRASAELFSATFGPITSHGLVLIEIEGIADLAHRSGPEAAERLLRLVASKLQRVLRPEELLCREEELSLLLLVRNCTLDQLGERAAELCALVAELRDPDREMSRIQLSAAVVMARRGDDDPAPSIRRAREALRSAEPGNTRRILLCEAA, encoded by the coding sequence GTGCTGGCCGGAGCGCTGCTGATTGTCGCCGCGGAGGGCCATCTTTACGGGATCTCGCGGCTCTACGCGCCGAGCGGCGACAGCGCGCTTTCCGTGCCCACCCTGCTGGCGGGCACCGGGGCGCTGGCCGCAACCTTGATGCAAAGGCCGCTGCGGCGCTCGGACCCGCGCGAAACGCTGATCTGGATGCTGGTGATCGCGCTGTGCCTGCTGACCGGCCTCGGCTACCGGAACGGGATCGATTTCGGCGCCGGCCGCATGGGGGGCAATACGGCGGTCTCCTTCGTGTTGCTGGCCGGGGGACAGCTCTGCTTCCGGCGCCTGCCGGTCTCCTCTGTTGGCCTGTCATTCATGGCGCCGGGCCTGCCCTTCGTGGCGGCGATCGGATACCTCAACAACGCGCCAATGCTTTTCGGAGAGATGTCGCTCTCGACTTCGGTGATGCTGCTGGCGCTCGGCGTGGCCAACGCGGCGCGCCACGCCAGGCGCCCGATCTTGCGCCCGCTGGTCAGCAGCTCGCGGGCCGGGCGCGCGGTGCGGACGATCCTTCTTTCCTGGCTGATCCTGGTGGCGGCGCAGGCGGTCGCCGCCCGCTTCGTGCCCCAGCACTGGGGCGCCACCTGGGGCGTCGCGGTGATGGTGGTCGATGCGCTGGCCTTGCTTGCGGTGATCCTCTTTCTGGGCATGAGATACGACGGCAGTGCGACGCGGCTGCGGCTGACGGAATGGCGGCTTTATAACGCCGCGCTGCGCGACCCCTCGACCGGGATGCGCAGCCGCGCTTCGGCCGAGCTCTTCAGCGCCACCTTCGGGCCGATCACCAGCCATGGGCTTGTGCTGATCGAGATAGAGGGGATCGCCGATCTGGCGCATCGCTCGGGGCCAGAGGCCGCGGAACGGCTGCTGCGGCTGGTCGCGTCCAAGTTGCAGCGAGTATTGCGTCCCGAGGAGCTTCTGTGCCGCGAAGAAGAGCTCAGCCTCCTGCTCTTGGTCCGGAACTGCACGCTCGATCAGCTGGGCGAACGCGCGGCAGAGCTCTGTGCGCTCGTCGCCGAGCTCCGCGACCCCGATCGCGAGATGAGCCGCATCCAGCTTTCGGCGGCGGTGGTCATGGCGCGCCGCGGCGACGATGATCCGGCGCCGTCAATCCGTCGCGCTCGCGAAGCGCTGCGCAGCGCCGAGCCGGGGAACACGCGCAGGATATTGCTCTGCGAAGCGGCCTGA